In Lautropia mirabilis, one DNA window encodes the following:
- a CDS encoding response regulator transcription factor, whose amino-acid sequence MVRPEFQDHLSIPKANAPQGLRVQPAVYPGSNTAPAQPHREYRDGRHLGLSERQRSVLRLMMLGLPNKSICRELGLAEGTVKVHVSSILRILGISSRAQVAMAAMRSGSSSKTSQRPDSAEQIEGEQAKRGKRPTSKRTWEPCKKQGETRAPPTGARLGVTPLT is encoded by the coding sequence GTGGTTCGTCCTGAGTTCCAGGACCATCTCAGTATCCCCAAAGCGAATGCACCCCAAGGGCTGCGTGTTCAACCTGCGGTATATCCGGGCAGCAATACCGCTCCTGCACAACCGCACCGTGAATACCGGGACGGGCGCCATCTGGGCCTGAGTGAACGCCAACGCAGCGTGCTTCGGCTCATGATGCTGGGTCTGCCAAACAAGAGCATCTGCAGAGAACTGGGATTGGCAGAAGGAACGGTCAAGGTCCACGTCAGCAGCATCCTTCGCATCCTGGGCATCTCCTCGCGTGCGCAAGTCGCCATGGCAGCCATGCGCTCGGGATCCAGTTCGAAGACATCGCAACGTCCTGACAGCGCAGAACAGATCGAAGGTGAGCAGGCAAAACGCGGCAAACGGCCCACGTCCAAACGGACGTGGGAGCCATGCAAGAAACAGGGGGAGACAAGGGCACCGCCGACGGGAGCGCGCCTCGGAGTTACGCCGCTGACTTAA
- a CDS encoding response regulator transcription factor: MNAQNVLLVDDQPLIRKSLRSILESIDENLIIIAASSLEEAIRYVHSGQQPLLTLLDLQLPDATGTVTLDTFRRKCPVSPSSQ, from the coding sequence ATGAACGCTCAGAATGTACTCCTGGTCGATGACCAGCCCCTGATCCGCAAATCCCTTCGCTCCATCCTGGAGTCGATCGATGAAAACCTGATCATCATCGCCGCCTCCTCGCTAGAAGAAGCCATCCGCTATGTTCATAGCGGGCAGCAGCCGTTGCTGACCCTCCTGGATCTCCAGCTGCCCGACGCAACCGGAACCGTCACGCTGGACACATTCCGCCGGAAATGCCCGGTCTCCCCATCGTCGCAATGA